Below is a genomic region from Bordetella pertussis 18323.
CCGTTCAGGCCGAACAGCGCCATGCCGCCCAGCGTCGAGATCAGCACGACGTAATCGGGCAGCTTGGTGTCCTTGCCGACCAGCAAGGGACGCAGGACGTTGTCGACCATGCCGATCACCAGCACGCCGAACAGGATCAACACCACGCCCTGCCAGATCGCGCCCGTCAGCAGGAAATACACCGCCACCGGCGCCCAGATCAGGCCGGCGCCGATAGCCGGCAACAAGGACAGAAAGGCCATGATCACGCCCCACAGCAGCGCGCCCTGTATGCCCAGCACCGAGAACATCACGCCACCCAGCGCGCCCTGCGCGGCCGCCACGGCGATATTGCCCTTGACCGTGGCGCGGATCACCGTGGTGAACTTGCGAAACAGGTGCTGCTTGTGATGCTCGTCCAGCGGGACCGCGCGGCGCAGCCGGCGTGACAGCTGCGAACCATCGCGCAACAGGAAGAACAGCAGGTACAGCATGACGCCGAAGCCGATCAGGAACTGGAAGGTATCCTGCCCGATGTTGAACGCCTGGGTGGCGATGAACTGGCTGGCCTGCATCATGCC
It encodes:
- a CDS encoding AI-2E family transporter produces the protein MSQSSLFNSRAFVGLLIVVTIAFAWLLWPFYGAVFWGAILAIIFAPVHRRIAVRLAPRRNLAALLTLLMVLLVVIIPLIFITGSLVQEGANLYQRLKSGNLNFGAYLQQAIDALPPTVHDVLARFDLADLGSIQEKLTAGMMQASQFIATQAFNIGQDTFQFLIGFGVMLYLLFFLLRDGSQLSRRLRRAVPLDEHHKQHLFRKFTTVIRATVKGNIAVAAAQGALGGVMFSVLGIQGALLWGVIMAFLSLLPAIGAGLIWAPVAVYFLLTGAIWQGVVLILFGVLVIGMVDNVLRPLLVGKDTKLPDYVVLISTLGGMALFGLNGFVIGPLIAALFVACWDLFSPPDDTAGDGAARP